The following are encoded together in the Deltaproteobacteria bacterium genome:
- a CDS encoding mannose-1-phosphate guanylyltransferase yields MKTNCYSVIIAGGKGTRFWPLSRAQRPKQLLNILSRKSLIDETAERVLSLGGRAQTLVVTVAEQVDAMRKELRALPRGNFIAEPQGKNTAPCIGLAALEILRRDPNGVMIVLPADHWVKDGKEFSRVLKTAVELAVSQDRLVTIGIRPDYPETGYGYIMKGQTIAGRAATFQVKKFIEKPNKATAKKLLRQGSLWNSGIFVWKAATLIELLNRYQPEIGARLNAIGAAAKGKSLGNPSASLTAAIAREYKRMPSLSIDYAVLEKAGTEGKVLTLEADFGWSDVGSWAAVHRMMHKDAEGNAGNGQWLQLGAKNCLIHSPDRLIVLLGIENAVVVDTPDALLVGDLSRSQEVREIVEELQRKGLGKYTIK; encoded by the coding sequence ATGAAAACAAATTGCTACAGCGTCATCATCGCCGGCGGCAAGGGCACGCGCTTTTGGCCGCTCAGCCGCGCCCAACGGCCCAAACAGTTGCTAAACATTCTCAGCCGCAAAAGTTTGATCGACGAGACCGCCGAGCGCGTCCTCAGCCTCGGCGGCCGCGCCCAAACTCTGGTCGTCACGGTCGCCGAGCAAGTCGACGCCATGCGCAAAGAGTTACGCGCTTTGCCGCGCGGCAATTTCATCGCCGAACCCCAAGGCAAAAACACCGCGCCGTGCATCGGTCTCGCCGCCTTGGAAATACTGCGGCGCGATCCCAACGGCGTGATGATCGTGCTGCCCGCCGATCATTGGGTCAAGGACGGCAAAGAATTTTCCCGCGTGCTCAAAACCGCGGTGGAACTCGCCGTCAGCCAAGACCGGCTCGTCACCATCGGCATCCGCCCCGACTATCCGGAAACCGGCTACGGCTACATCATGAAAGGCCAAACGATCGCCGGCCGCGCCGCGACCTTTCAAGTCAAAAAATTTATCGAAAAACCAAATAAAGCGACGGCGAAGAAGCTCCTGCGCCAGGGCTCGCTGTGGAACAGCGGCATCTTTGTTTGGAAAGCCGCGACGCTGATCGAATTGCTCAATCGCTATCAACCGGAAATCGGCGCTAGGCTAAACGCGATCGGCGCAGCCGCCAAGGGCAAATCGCTCGGCAACCCGAGCGCTTCGCTCACGGCCGCCATCGCCCGTGAGTATAAAAGAATGCCGAGCCTCTCCATCGACTACGCGGTGCTGGAAAAAGCCGGCACCGAGGGAAAAGTCTTGACGCTCGAAGCAGACTTCGGTTGGAGCGATGTCGGCAGTTGGGCCGCGGTCCATCGCATGATGCACAAAGACGCCGAGGGCAACGCCGGCAACGGCCAATGGCTGCAACTGGGCGCGAAGAATTGCCTGATCCATTCGCCCGACCGCTTGATCGTGCTCTTGGGCATCGAAAACGCCGTCGTCGTCGACACCCCCGACGCGCTATTGGT